In Leisingera methylohalidivorans DSM 14336, a single genomic region encodes these proteins:
- a CDS encoding Na+/H+ antiporter subunit G, giving the protein MESLLELLVAAFLVIAGIFGIVGSFGLLKLNDPMSRLHAPTKATTLGVGGVLLASMLHAAAFEKYFSVHELMITLFLFLTAPVTANFIAKVHIHRQESRETMPTAGEDDHWATHDTPEDGERKTATRTDTPQ; this is encoded by the coding sequence ATGGAAAGCCTGTTAGAACTCCTTGTTGCCGCCTTCCTGGTGATCGCCGGGATCTTTGGCATTGTCGGCTCCTTCGGGCTGCTGAAACTCAACGATCCGATGTCGCGCCTGCACGCCCCGACCAAGGCCACCACCCTGGGCGTCGGCGGCGTGCTGCTGGCCTCGATGCTGCATGCTGCAGCGTTTGAGAAATACTTCTCGGTGCATGAACTGATGATCACGCTGTTCCTGTTCCTGACCGCACCGGTCACCGCGAATTTCATTGCCAAGGTGCATATTCACCGGCAGGAGAGCCGCGAGACCATGCCCACGGCGGGCGAGGATGACCATTGGGCCACCCATGACACGCCGGAGGACGGGGAACGCAAGACCGCAACCCGCACGGACACCCCGCAATAA
- a CDS encoding K+/H+ antiporter subunit F yields MIESASTFAFACFALAMLMNLWKIVTAPDVADRILALDTMFINAIALMVLYGLALGTEIFFEAAMIIAMLGFVSTVAYARFILRGNIIE; encoded by the coding sequence ATGATCGAAAGCGCTTCGACCTTTGCCTTTGCCTGCTTTGCCCTGGCGATGCTGATGAACCTCTGGAAGATCGTCACCGCGCCGGATGTGGCCGACCGCATCCTGGCGCTGGATACCATGTTCATCAACGCCATCGCGCTGATGGTGCTCTACGGCCTGGCGCTGGGAACCGAGATCTTTTTCGAGGCTGCAATGATCATTGCCATGCTCGGCTTTGTCTCCACCGTGGCCTATGCGCGCTTTATCCTGCGCGGCAATATCATCGAATAG
- a CDS encoding Na+/H+ antiporter subunit E: protein MKLVRRLFPHPLLTLLLTLTWLLLVNSWSLNSLVFGLMLGVLIPFVTQPYWPNRPLLRRPLKIAEYILVVLLDIVQANIIVARIVLFKPNADRRPNWITIPLDLKTPEAITALAGTITMTPGTLSADVSDEGHALLVHCLDAPNPDAVRDEIKQRYERRLMEIFE, encoded by the coding sequence ATGAAACTGGTCCGGCGGCTGTTCCCGCACCCCCTGCTCACGCTTCTGCTGACGCTGACCTGGCTCCTGCTGGTCAATAGCTGGTCTCTGAACTCGCTGGTCTTCGGCCTCATGCTGGGCGTGCTGATCCCGTTCGTGACCCAGCCCTACTGGCCCAACCGTCCTCTGCTGCGCCGCCCGCTGAAAATCGCCGAATATATCCTGGTGGTGCTGCTGGACATCGTGCAGGCCAATATCATCGTCGCCCGCATCGTGCTGTTCAAACCCAATGCCGACCGCCGGCCGAACTGGATCACCATCCCGCTTGACCTGAAAACACCCGAGGCGATCACCGCCCTTGCCGGCACCATCACCATGACCCCGGGCACCCTGTCGGCGGATGTCTCGGACGAAGGCCACGCCCTTCTTGTTCACTGCCTCGATGCGCCCAACCCGGACGCGGTGCGGGATGAAATCAAACAGCGCTACGAGCGCCGGCTGATGGAGATTTTCGAATGA
- a CDS encoding monovalent cation/H+ antiporter subunit D: protein MDHLLIAPVVLPALVAPFIIMAVRHHLDLQRIFSLASVVLLAAISLTLAAQALDGTVKVYELGDWPAPFGIVLVLDRLSAMMIVLTSLLALPVLMYAIGSGWDTRGANFHALFQFQLMGIMGAFLTGDAFNLFVFFEVLLIASYGLMIHSGGTRRFQAGVQYVVFNLLGSTLFLFALGTLYAVTGTLNMADLAVKVAQIPAEDTALLRVGAVMLLLVFAIKASLLPLHFWLPSAYANAPMPVAALFAIMTKVGAYSILRFYTLVFGPEVEATAGLTEAWLMPAALLTLGAGAIGVLGSKKLGRLAAFGAIASMGTLLIAISLFTPSAAAAALYYLVHSTLAAALLFLVADLVIERQGPWILAQLPMPQTGLVSALFFAAAIALAGMPPLSGFLGKLLVLDATRGVDLAPWIWAVILTGSLITIIGMARAGSLLFWKGHGLPPQDTDTSEEPPLEDLAARPAQLPFVACFGLLGGLVALTVFAGPATRYAEATAAQLYAPTAYIETVLGRPAK from the coding sequence ATCGACCACCTTCTGATCGCCCCGGTGGTGCTGCCCGCCCTTGTGGCCCCCTTCATCATCATGGCGGTGCGCCATCATCTGGACCTGCAGCGGATCTTCTCGCTGGCCAGCGTGGTGCTGCTGGCCGCCATCTCGCTGACCCTGGCCGCACAGGCGCTGGACGGCACCGTCAAGGTCTATGAGCTGGGCGACTGGCCGGCACCCTTCGGCATCGTGCTGGTGCTGGACCGGCTGTCGGCGATGATGATCGTGCTGACCTCGCTCTTGGCCCTGCCCGTCCTGATGTATGCCATCGGCTCCGGCTGGGACACCCGCGGCGCCAACTTCCACGCGCTGTTCCAGTTCCAGCTGATGGGCATCATGGGCGCCTTTCTGACCGGCGACGCGTTCAACCTGTTTGTTTTCTTCGAGGTGCTGCTGATCGCATCTTACGGCCTGATGATCCACTCCGGCGGCACCCGCCGGTTTCAGGCCGGGGTGCAGTATGTGGTGTTCAACCTGCTCGGCTCCACCCTGTTCCTGTTTGCACTCGGCACGCTTTATGCGGTGACCGGCACGCTGAACATGGCTGATCTCGCGGTGAAAGTGGCCCAGATCCCGGCCGAGGACACCGCCCTGTTGCGCGTTGGTGCTGTGATGCTGCTGCTGGTCTTTGCCATCAAGGCGTCGCTGCTGCCGCTGCACTTCTGGCTGCCCTCGGCCTATGCCAATGCGCCGATGCCGGTTGCCGCCCTCTTTGCGATCATGACCAAGGTCGGCGCCTATTCGATTCTGCGCTTCTACACACTGGTCTTCGGCCCGGAGGTTGAAGCCACCGCCGGCCTGACCGAGGCCTGGCTGATGCCCGCGGCGCTGCTGACGCTTGGCGCGGGCGCCATTGGCGTCCTCGGCTCCAAGAAGCTGGGCAGGCTGGCGGCCTTTGGCGCAATCGCCTCGATGGGCACGCTGCTGATTGCAATTTCGCTGTTCACCCCGTCCGCCGCGGCAGCTGCATTGTATTATCTGGTGCATTCGACCCTGGCTGCGGCGCTCTTGTTCCTGGTTGCCGATCTGGTGATCGAACGGCAGGGTCCCTGGATCCTAGCGCAGCTGCCGATGCCGCAGACCGGGCTGGTGTCGGCGCTGTTCTTTGCTGCAGCCATCGCCCTTGCGGGGATGCCGCCGCTGTCGGGTTTCCTGGGCAAGCTGCTGGTGCTGGATGCCACCCGCGGCGTTGATCTGGCCCCCTGGATCTGGGCCGTGATCCTGACCGGTTCCCTGATCACCATCATCGGCATGGCCCGCGCAGGCTCGCTGCTGTTCTGGAAAGGCCACGGCCTGCCGCCGCAGGACACCGACACCAGCGAGGAACCGCCGCTGGAAGACCTGGCCGCAAGACCGGCGCAGCTGCCCTTTGTGGCCTGCTTCGGCCTGCTCGGCGGCTTGGTGGCGCTCACCGTCTTTGCCGGTCCCGCCACCCGCTATGCCGAGGCCACGGCGGCGCAGCTTTATGCGCCGACCGCCTACATCGAAACTGTGCTGGGGAGGCCCGCAAAATGA
- a CDS encoding Na+/H+ antiporter subunit C, with the protein MELLVASAVGILTAAGIYLILRRRSFPVILGLSLITYAVNVFLFATGRLATGAPPILNKYQEVAYTDPLPQALVLTAIVISFGMTAVVVMIALGAYLSSRDDRTAMPVEPEGAGDDA; encoded by the coding sequence ATGGAACTTCTCGTCGCTTCTGCCGTGGGCATCCTGACGGCGGCCGGCATTTACCTGATCCTGCGCCGCCGCAGCTTTCCGGTGATCCTCGGCCTGTCGCTGATCACCTATGCAGTCAACGTCTTCCTGTTCGCCACCGGACGGCTGGCAACCGGCGCGCCGCCGATCCTCAACAAGTATCAAGAGGTCGCCTATACCGACCCGCTGCCGCAGGCGCTGGTGCTGACCGCCATCGTGATCTCCTTCGGCATGACCGCCGTTGTGGTGATGATTGCGCTGGGGGCGTATCTGTCGTCGCGCGATGACCGCACCGCCATGCCGGTTGAGCCCGAAGGCGCAGGAGACGACGCATGA
- a CDS encoding monovalent cation/H+ antiporter subunit A — protein MSLFLIAALPFLGAVFPALLIRAGRNAAASAAGLTSLLAFIGLMLHIPAVFRGETVHASVDWLPALGLNANFFLDGLGFLFAAMILGIGLLIILYARFYLSREDPMGQFYSYLLLFQGAMVGIVLSDNILLLLVFWELTSLSSFLLIGYWKHLPEGRQGARMALTVTASGGLAMIAGMLILGHIAGSYDLSVILQNKAAIQASPLYLPALILILLGAFTKSAQFPFHFWLPHAMAAPTPVSAYLHSATMVKAGLFLMARMWPVLAGTPEWFYIVATTGLVTMLLGAVIALFKDDLKALLAFSTVSHLGLITMLLGFGTKIAAVAAVFHIINHATFKAALFMTAGIVDHEAGTRDIKRLGGLRYLMPVTFTIGTLAALSMAGIPPLNGFLSKEMMLEEAAHTIWNGSHLVIPALATAAALFSAAYSFRFIAHVFLGPKRDDYPGHPHDPNTGMWMGPAFLVGLVVLIGLASAKVAGPLVATAAGAVIGGEKLPYYSLKLWHGLTPALYMSLFAVLGGAVLLALHKPLQRIWNALPRPEAKVIFETLTDAFTRLSQGVTEGLHNGVLTRYAAVMVTFTVAIAYYAYQGGTLGAPSRVVQQPGLLPVLGWFSLVVATLFIVAKHRNRLLSLVLIGVVGLVVSMSFNYLSAPDLALTQISVEVVTIILLLLALNFMPKETPVETPVLTRIRDGAISVVAGLGAGGLIYALLMRDFAFPTISDFHLANSYKGGGGTNVVNVILVDFRGYDTFGEIIVLGIAAMVIYALTEAVLNSRVRAHLLNRTPDLPQAGDAHPLMMVVATRVMMPLALMVAAYIFFRGHNLPGGGFIAGLVAAIAIIMQYMASGFAWATERQRFPYHAIIGSGVLIAAATGMGAWFNGMPFLTSAFGYIHWAPLEEFEWATAALFDLGVFLAVVGAVLLALESLSRFAWQPGISSEHAMDINPARDDADKTGTEG, from the coding sequence GTGTCCCTATTCCTGATTGCGGCCCTGCCTTTTCTCGGAGCCGTCTTCCCAGCGCTATTGATCCGCGCGGGACGCAATGCGGCAGCCTCCGCCGCCGGTCTGACCTCCCTGCTCGCCTTTATCGGGCTGATGCTGCATATCCCGGCGGTGTTCCGGGGCGAAACTGTTCACGCCTCCGTCGACTGGCTGCCCGCACTGGGCCTGAATGCCAATTTCTTCCTCGACGGGCTCGGCTTCCTGTTTGCTGCGATGATCCTGGGCATCGGCCTGCTGATCATTCTTTACGCCCGGTTCTACCTGTCGCGCGAAGATCCGATGGGCCAGTTCTACAGCTATCTCCTGCTGTTCCAGGGCGCGATGGTCGGCATCGTTCTCTCCGACAACATCTTGCTTTTGCTGGTATTCTGGGAACTCACCTCCCTCAGTTCCTTCCTGCTGATCGGCTATTGGAAGCATCTGCCCGAAGGCCGCCAGGGCGCCCGCATGGCACTGACGGTGACCGCCTCCGGCGGGCTGGCGATGATCGCGGGGATGCTGATCCTGGGCCATATCGCCGGGTCTTACGACCTCAGCGTGATTCTGCAGAACAAGGCCGCCATTCAGGCCTCGCCGCTGTATCTGCCCGCGCTGATCCTGATCCTGCTGGGGGCCTTCACCAAATCGGCGCAATTCCCGTTCCACTTCTGGCTGCCCCATGCGATGGCCGCGCCGACCCCGGTGTCGGCCTACCTGCACTCTGCCACCATGGTTAAGGCCGGCCTGTTCCTGATGGCCCGCATGTGGCCGGTGCTGGCCGGCACGCCGGAGTGGTTCTACATCGTAGCCACAACCGGGCTTGTCACCATGCTGCTGGGTGCTGTGATTGCGCTGTTCAAGGATGACCTTAAGGCGCTGCTGGCGTTCTCCACCGTCAGCCACCTCGGCCTGATCACCATGCTGCTCGGTTTCGGCACCAAGATTGCCGCGGTGGCCGCCGTGTTCCACATCATCAACCACGCCACCTTCAAGGCGGCGCTGTTCATGACCGCGGGCATTGTCGACCACGAGGCCGGCACCCGCGATATCAAACGCCTCGGCGGCTTGCGCTACCTGATGCCGGTCACCTTCACCATCGGCACACTCGCAGCCCTGTCGATGGCAGGCATCCCGCCCCTGAACGGTTTCCTGTCCAAGGAAATGATGCTCGAGGAAGCCGCCCACACAATCTGGAACGGCTCGCATCTGGTGATCCCTGCACTGGCCACGGCGGCGGCGCTGTTCTCGGCGGCCTATTCCTTCCGTTTTATCGCCCATGTGTTCCTCGGCCCCAAGCGCGACGACTACCCCGGCCACCCGCATGACCCCAATACCGGAATGTGGATGGGCCCCGCCTTCCTGGTGGGTCTGGTGGTGCTGATCGGCCTCGCCTCGGCCAAGGTTGCAGGCCCGCTGGTGGCCACTGCCGCAGGCGCGGTGATCGGCGGTGAGAAGCTGCCCTATTACTCGCTCAAACTGTGGCATGGGCTGACCCCGGCGCTGTATATGTCCCTGTTCGCCGTGCTGGGCGGCGCCGTTCTGCTGGCGCTGCATAAACCGCTGCAGCGGATCTGGAACGCCTTGCCCCGCCCCGAAGCCAAGGTCATTTTCGAGACCCTGACCGATGCCTTCACCCGCCTCAGCCAGGGCGTGACCGAAGGGCTGCACAACGGTGTGCTCACCCGCTATGCGGCAGTGATGGTCACCTTCACTGTGGCCATCGCCTATTACGCCTATCAGGGCGGCACGCTGGGGGCACCGAGCCGCGTGGTGCAGCAGCCGGGGCTCCTGCCAGTCCTCGGCTGGTTTTCCTTGGTGGTGGCGACGCTGTTCATCGTCGCCAAGCACCGCAACCGCTTGCTGTCGCTGGTGCTGATCGGCGTTGTGGGGCTGGTCGTCTCGATGTCGTTCAACTACCTGTCGGCGCCCGATCTGGCACTGACCCAGATCTCGGTCGAGGTGGTGACCATCATCCTGCTGCTGTTGGCGCTGAACTTCATGCCCAAGGAAACCCCGGTCGAAACCCCGGTGCTGACCCGGATCCGCGATGGCGCAATTTCGGTGGTGGCTGGCCTGGGGGCCGGAGGTCTGATCTATGCGCTGCTGATGCGCGATTTTGCCTTCCCGACCATTTCCGATTTCCACCTCGCCAATTCCTACAAAGGCGGCGGCGGCACCAATGTGGTGAACGTGATCCTGGTCGATTTCCGCGGCTATGACACCTTTGGCGAGATCATCGTTCTGGGCATCGCCGCCATGGTGATCTATGCGCTGACCGAGGCGGTTCTGAACAGCCGTGTGCGCGCCCATCTTCTGAACCGCACGCCGGACCTGCCGCAGGCGGGCGACGCGCATCCGCTGATGATGGTGGTGGCAACACGGGTGATGATGCCGCTGGCGCTGATGGTTGCGGCCTATATCTTCTTCCGCGGCCACAATCTGCCGGGCGGCGGCTTTATCGCGGGCCTGGTCGCCGCGATCGCCATCATTATGCAATACATGGCGTCCGGCTTTGCCTGGGCGACCGAGCGCCAGCGTTTCCCCTATCATGCCATCATCGGCTCCGGCGTGCTGATCGCCGCCGCCACCGGCATGGGCGCCTGGTTCAACGGCATGCCGTTCCTGACCAGCGCCTTCGGCTACATCCACTGGGCGCCGCTGGAGGAATTCGAATGGGCCACCGCCGCGCTCTTTGACCTCGGCGTCTTCCTGGCGGTGGTCGGCGCCGTGCTTTTGGCACTGGAAAGCCTGTCGCGCTTTGCCTGGCAGCCGGGCATCAGCTCCGAACACGCGATGGACATCAACCCGGCGCGCGATGACGCGGACAAGACCGGGACGGAGGGATAG
- a CDS encoding rhodanese-like domain-containing protein, whose translation MAVQNDTGRRGVSRRLALLGAIAAAAGAGIWWQRRQPPDHDRPRLTAAEAFAQAQAGEITLVDIRTPQEWRASGVPVGSHQIDMRRKDFIAALQAAAGPGRAAPVALICARGVRSARLTLALAQAGYSNVMDVPEGMLGSGAGPGWIAGNLPVARWEG comes from the coding sequence ATGGCGGTGCAGAATGACACAGGCAGGCGCGGCGTGTCCCGCCGTCTGGCGCTGCTGGGCGCTATCGCAGCGGCGGCCGGTGCGGGGATCTGGTGGCAGCGGCGCCAGCCTCCGGACCATGACCGCCCGCGGCTGACGGCGGCCGAAGCCTTTGCCCAGGCGCAGGCCGGCGAGATAACTCTGGTGGATATCCGCACACCGCAGGAATGGCGCGCTTCAGGCGTCCCGGTCGGCAGCCATCAGATCGATATGCGGCGCAAGGATTTCATCGCAGCCCTGCAGGCCGCGGCGGGACCTGGCCGGGCAGCACCGGTGGCGCTGATCTGCGCCCGCGGGGTGCGTTCGGCGCGGCTGACACTGGCGCTGGCACAGGCAGGCTACAGCAATGTGATGGACGTGCCCGAGGGCATGCTGGGGTCCGGTGCAGGACCCGGCTGGATTGCCGGCAATCTGCCAGTGGCCCGGTGGGAGGGATGA
- a CDS encoding alpha/beta hydrolase family esterase, giving the protein MKLWKTGAAAAVLSAVWSGAAVAGCGAAAGVCEAADGAYHIALPTAVKDPAPVVMFLHGYGGSGAQVLRNTALIEGLTGRGYAVIAPEGRSRGGTGPQSWGFGPFTEGRDEGAFFAAVLADAADRFGTSSAQTVLAGFSAGAFMVHYLACSDPAAFAAYAPVSGAFWRPQPETCKGPVRLLQVHGWRDGVVPLEGRILGGGRWEQGDVFAGLEVWREANGCTSHAPTTALRKDGLLRRRWDCGPGARIDLVLFDGGHTLPKGWAGLMADWFEDEPVVR; this is encoded by the coding sequence ATGAAGTTATGGAAAACAGGCGCCGCCGCTGCGGTGCTGTCTGCAGTATGGAGCGGTGCTGCTGTTGCGGGCTGCGGGGCTGCGGCAGGCGTCTGCGAGGCGGCAGACGGTGCCTATCATATTGCGCTGCCAACGGCAGTGAAGGACCCGGCGCCGGTGGTGATGTTCCTGCATGGCTATGGCGGCAGCGGCGCGCAGGTTCTGCGCAACACGGCGCTGATCGAGGGGCTGACAGGGCGCGGCTATGCGGTGATTGCCCCCGAGGGCCGCAGCCGCGGCGGCACCGGGCCGCAGTCCTGGGGTTTTGGCCCGTTCACCGAAGGCCGCGACGAGGGCGCATTTTTCGCCGCGGTGCTGGCGGATGCCGCGGACCGGTTCGGCACATCCTCTGCGCAGACGGTTCTCGCCGGGTTTTCCGCCGGCGCCTTCATGGTGCACTACCTGGCCTGCAGCGATCCGGCGGCCTTTGCGGCTTATGCGCCGGTTTCCGGCGCGTTCTGGCGGCCGCAGCCTGAGACTTGCAAGGGGCCGGTGCGGCTGCTGCAGGTGCATGGCTGGCGCGACGGCGTGGTGCCGCTGGAAGGCCGGATCCTGGGCGGCGGACGCTGGGAGCAAGGCGATGTCTTTGCCGGGCTGGAGGTTTGGCGGGAAGCGAACGGCTGCACGTCGCACGCGCCGACCACGGCCTTGCGCAAGGACGGCCTGCTGCGCCGCCGCTGGGACTGCGGGCCGGGGGCAAGGATTGACCTGGTGCTGTTTGACGGCGGCCATACGCTGCCCAAGGGCTGGGCGGGCCTGATGGCGGATTGGTTCGAGGATGAACCGGTGGTGCGCTGA
- the mdoH gene encoding glucans biosynthesis glucosyltransferase MdoH: MTACDLMPPEQPLAMPEQDFSKGFRDAEAPGDAAPRQVALWRLLAFSPAMLATGVLTWVMRGWFTADGFSLLELVLLALIAFNFFWIAFTVSTVLLGLYGLSRREKAVGRGPARPMKVALLMPVYNEVPWYVLGNAQTMLQELHGRGGQHEYAMFILSDTRDDTIAEQERASVTALRTMLPQGTELYYRRRADNAGRKVGNISDWVRRWGADYEAMLVLDADSLMTGRAIARLADALARDPGAGLIQSYPQLIGAQSVFGRMQQFANGVYGLALAEGLARWAGHEGNYWGHNAIIRTRAFAACAGLPLLRSRFGGGGKLIMSHDFVEAGLLRRAGWSVRFLPRIRGSYEETPATLIDHILRDRRWCQGNLQHLNLLHAKGFRAISRFHLFAGAIGYLMAPVWFALLVLWAVIGRSEEASVISYFSEANPFRPSWPDMSEPKHVLVILLIYAMLLAPKMLAAMALPLTGSRFSEYGGPVHFALSFVSEVLLAILYAPILMVQQMIAVFRTALGLQRGWEPQARDGGSYSLRTLITCHALETVSGVALWAGILSGTVSLWLAPIALSLVLAVPLSALSGVKTVNRIRNWMATREEFSEPQITRAARVARADLKALLDGSGARGTPAE, from the coding sequence ATGACCGCATGTGATCTGATGCCCCCGGAACAGCCCCTGGCGATGCCGGAGCAGGATTTCAGCAAGGGCTTCCGCGACGCAGAAGCCCCCGGCGATGCCGCACCGCGCCAGGTGGCGCTGTGGCGGCTGCTGGCCTTCTCGCCTGCGATGCTGGCGACCGGTGTCCTCACCTGGGTGATGCGGGGCTGGTTCACCGCGGACGGGTTTTCGCTGCTGGAACTGGTGCTGCTGGCGCTGATCGCCTTCAACTTCTTCTGGATTGCCTTCACCGTCTCCACTGTGCTGCTGGGCCTTTACGGGTTGTCGCGCCGCGAAAAAGCCGTTGGCCGCGGCCCCGCCCGGCCGATGAAGGTGGCGCTTTTGATGCCGGTCTATAACGAGGTGCCCTGGTATGTGCTGGGCAACGCCCAGACCATGCTGCAGGAACTTCACGGCCGCGGCGGCCAGCACGAATATGCGATGTTCATCCTGTCGGATACCCGAGACGACACGATTGCCGAACAGGAACGCGCCAGTGTCACGGCGCTGCGCACGATGCTGCCGCAGGGAACGGAACTGTACTACCGCCGCCGCGCCGATAACGCGGGGCGCAAGGTCGGCAATATCTCCGACTGGGTGCGCCGCTGGGGTGCGGATTACGAGGCGATGCTGGTGCTGGACGCCGACAGCCTGATGACCGGCCGCGCCATTGCCCGGCTGGCCGATGCGCTGGCCCGTGATCCCGGCGCCGGCCTGATCCAAAGCTATCCGCAGCTCATCGGCGCGCAATCGGTCTTTGGCCGCATGCAGCAGTTCGCCAACGGCGTCTATGGCCTCGCCCTGGCCGAGGGCCTGGCCCGCTGGGCCGGCCACGAAGGCAACTACTGGGGCCATAACGCCATCATCCGCACCCGCGCCTTTGCCGCCTGCGCCGGCCTGCCGCTGCTGCGCTCGCGCTTTGGCGGCGGCGGCAAACTGATCATGAGCCATGATTTCGTCGAGGCAGGCCTGTTGCGCCGGGCCGGCTGGTCGGTGCGCTTCCTGCCCCGCATCCGCGGCTCTTACGAGGAAACCCCGGCCACACTGATCGACCACATCCTGCGCGACCGGCGCTGGTGCCAGGGCAACCTGCAGCACCTCAACCTGCTGCATGCCAAGGGCTTCCGGGCAATCTCGCGCTTTCACCTGTTTGCCGGAGCAATCGGCTATTTGATGGCGCCGGTGTGGTTTGCCCTCCTGGTGCTCTGGGCCGTGATCGGCCGCAGCGAGGAAGCCTCGGTGATCAGCTATTTCAGCGAGGCCAACCCCTTCCGCCCCAGCTGGCCGGATATGTCGGAACCCAAGCATGTTCTGGTGATCCTGCTGATCTACGCCATGCTGCTGGCGCCCAAGATGCTGGCCGCAATGGCGCTGCCGCTGACCGGCAGCCGGTTCTCGGAATACGGCGGGCCGGTGCATTTTGCGCTGTCTTTCGTGTCCGAAGTGCTGCTGGCGATCCTCTATGCGCCGATCCTAATGGTGCAGCAGATGATCGCGGTGTTCCGCACCGCATTGGGCCTGCAGCGCGGCTGGGAACCGCAGGCCCGCGACGGCGGCAGCTACTCCTTGCGCACGCTGATCACCTGCCATGCGCTGGAAACCGTCAGCGGCGTGGCGCTCTGGGCCGGGATCCTGTCCGGCACCGTGTCGCTGTGGCTGGCGCCGATTGCGCTGTCGCTGGTGCTGGCGGTGCCGCTTTCGGCGCTGTCCGGGGTGAAGACCGTGAACCGCATCCGCAACTGGATGGCGACGCGGGAGGAGTTCAGCGAACCCCAGATCACCCGCGCCGCCCGCGTGGCGCGTGCCGACCTGAAGGCGCTGCTGGACGGCAGTGGCGCCCGCGGCACCCCGGCGGAATAA
- a CDS encoding glucan biosynthesis protein encodes MSSFSRRSFLAAALGSTALAALPGRASDAMPFTRDTVVAKARALAAKPYAERPAVPQDWLDQSYDDYKSRWFRSKDALWSKTDRSYNVDFFLPGLYFPRAVQINTVTGGVAERIGFDLSLFDKTDKAPDLTTEGSLGYSGLRLRTELADPGKKTEFCVFQGASYFRAIGTGNAYGLSARGLALKTADPEGEEFPEFIEFWLEAPAPGQRSMVVHALMDSPSVTGAYRFTITPGSSAVMDVEATLFARAELSHAGLAPLTSMFLFDATNRSRFDDFRPAVHDSDGLLVLNGNGETLWRPLANPTRLQVSSFVDENPQGFGLMQRPRKLSEFNDLEAHYHNRPCLWVEPRDDWGKGAVTLVEIPADKEIYDNIVAYWRPREPYAAGSEVNLNYRLTWGEEPVLSMPRVIDTAEGARIFGGPGRIMTIDFDAHPLFDGGPDTLDVHIHSPHVAASEGVLQRNPETGGLRLAFHFDPGERDHVELRAQLRKNGNAASEVWLYRWTA; translated from the coding sequence ATGAGCTCTTTCTCCCGCCGTTCCTTTCTCGCCGCCGCGCTTGGCAGCACCGCCCTGGCTGCGCTGCCGGGCCGTGCCAGTGATGCGATGCCCTTTACCCGCGATACGGTGGTGGCCAAGGCCCGCGCACTGGCCGCAAAGCCCTATGCAGAGCGCCCGGCGGTGCCGCAGGATTGGCTTGACCAGTCTTATGATGACTATAAATCCCGCTGGTTCCGCAGCAAGGACGCCCTGTGGTCCAAGACCGACCGCAGCTATAACGTCGATTTTTTCCTGCCGGGGCTTTATTTCCCGCGCGCGGTCCAGATCAACACGGTGACCGGCGGCGTGGCGGAACGGATTGGTTTCGACCTGTCGCTGTTCGACAAAACCGACAAGGCGCCTGACCTGACGACCGAAGGCAGCCTTGGCTATTCCGGCCTGCGCCTGCGCACCGAACTCGCCGATCCCGGCAAGAAAACCGAATTCTGCGTGTTTCAGGGCGCCAGCTATTTCCGCGCCATCGGCACGGGCAACGCCTATGGGCTGTCAGCCCGCGGGCTGGCGCTGAAAACCGCAGATCCCGAGGGCGAGGAATTCCCCGAATTCATCGAGTTCTGGCTTGAAGCCCCGGCCCCCGGCCAGCGCTCGATGGTGGTGCATGCGCTGATGGATTCACCGTCTGTCACCGGCGCCTACCGGTTTACCATCACCCCCGGCAGCAGCGCCGTAATGGATGTGGAAGCGACGCTGTTCGCCCGCGCGGAGCTGAGCCACGCAGGCCTTGCGCCGCTTACCTCCATGTTCCTGTTCGATGCCACCAACCGCAGCCGGTTCGACGACTTCCGCCCGGCGGTGCATGACAGCGACGGCCTTCTGGTGCTGAACGGCAATGGCGAAACCCTGTGGCGCCCGCTGGCCAATCCCACGCGGCTGCAGGTCTCTTCCTTCGTCGATGAAAACCCGCAGGGATTCGGCCTGATGCAGCGCCCGCGCAAACTGTCGGAATTCAACGACCTGGAAGCCCACTATCACAACCGCCCCTGCCTGTGGGTCGAACCCAGGGACGACTGGGGCAAAGGCGCTGTCACCTTGGTGGAAATCCCGGCGGACAAGGAAATCTACGACAATATCGTCGCCTACTGGCGCCCGCGCGAACCCTATGCCGCCGGGTCCGAGGTGAACCTGAATTACCGCCTCACCTGGGGCGAGGAACCGGTGCTGTCGATGCCCCGGGTGATCGACACTGCCGAGGGCGCGCGGATCTTCGGCGGGCCGGGCCGGATCATGACCATCGATTTCGATGCCCATCCGCTGTTTGACGGCGGCCCGGACACTCTTGACGTCCACATCCACTCTCCCCATGTGGCGGCCAGCGAGGGCGTGCTGCAGCGTAACCCGGAAACCGGCGGTCTGCGGCTCGCCTTTCATTTCGATCCCGGCGAGCGGGATCACGTCGAACTTCGCGCCCAGCTCAGGAAAAACGGCAATGCCGCATCCGAAGTCTGGCTTTACAGGTGGACCGCATGA